The Phragmites australis chromosome 1, lpPhrAust1.1, whole genome shotgun sequence genomic interval CCTTTTCGTACCACTTGCCTTTGTTTATTACACTCTTTCCATATCAGTGAAAGCAGCCGCTAAAACAAATCAGTGCACCCTTTCCATATCCCAAAAACTAcagaatatgctttaattgcACGTTGGCtcgaaaggaaaggacaaaagACTCTGAGCTTTGTTGGTTGCTGCCCTGTCAAATTTACCTGGTCTGAGCTTGTTCCTGAGAGCTCCCAAGTAGTGTTTGATTGGTGCCCCAATATGCTGCCGGACTCGGGCAACGAGCTCAGGCTCAAGAGTTCGAGCGCCTagaccctgtttgtttcagcttcggattctggctttcagcttttataatctgaagctgaaacaaacaggcagattttagttatagctttttaaaatctgttggttgaattgtgagaatctgagaaacTGGTTTTTCttagcttttgatagattgtgaaagtttattttactaaactgtccattaaatttttttagaatctacagtctaaaagcttttcataatccagcttttcacaatccagcttttcacaatccagcttttataaactgcttttcagaatctctagctgaaacaaacaggccctaagtcCTCTCTCTGTTCTACCGaacatcttctttcttcttgtgCCTGAGCAGGCAAGCTCCTTATACCTGAGCAGACAGCTATTTTGCTCACGCATCTTGACAAGgacaccaaccaaacagaccctctGTGCTGCTATGTATGATTTCGGATTTCTTTTTAATGATGAAATATTGCAGGTTAAGCAACCACAATTGTcggtcttcttcctcctccttcccaaTCCAATAATCCAATGGAGCCCGCCTCCTCCCCACccagattttttatttttatattttaactACTACTCCGTGGGCCTGTGCGTGGCCCAATCCAATTTGCGCGCGCGTCGCGTCCCGTCGCCTTATCCGCCGCGGTGCAATTCGTGTGGCACTTGGCTCGCGCCAACCAAGCTGAGCAAACTCTCGCCATGGAAGCTCTCGCCGCGACGCCTCGGGCCCTCTTCCCGCGCACGTCCCCGCCGGCATTAATCCCAACGGCGAGAGGGACGTCATCGGCCCGGCGTCGATGCGCCGCTCCTGTCAGGgcctctgccgccgccgccgagccggCCGGGGAGGAGAAGCCGGCTGCTCCCAAACCAGCCGCGGCCGGGGATGGCGCTGCCTCGCCAGCGCCAGCGCCCAAGAAGATACTGAAGAAGAAGCCAGTCTACTCGAGTAAGCAAGACGCTCGCGCTCACGATGTTCTccgacacacacacacacaccgggTAGACGGATAGCAGAACCGTAAATTCCATCACGCCCTTGATGAACTGAACTCTCGATCCTTCCCTTGTATGCATGCAGTGAAGAAAGGGCAGATTGTGCGTGTCGACAAAGACAAGTACTTGAACAGCATCAATGTGGGTTCAACTCTTCATCCATCACTGccttttagttatttttttccTGATTGATGCTTGTAGACTTTGCTGACTGTTGTGCATGATGTATTCTTTTTCAGTACCTGTCAGTGGGACATCCACCCTTTTACAAGGGGCTAGACTACATATACCAAGACCGCGGCGAGGTAATATAATCAGTTCTGCTAATTCTCGCAATCATGCATAAATATCATATTGCTGGCATTGCTAATAATCAACTTTCAGACTCGATCGCTAGTTATCTCATCACTGCTATACACGCATATTGTCCCGGGAAACATTTCCTTCAGTTCAGTGCGCTAATCAACCATCAACACGGCATGCAGCTAGTGTTTCTTTGCTCATTAGTCGTCATCTTCCCTTTCTGTTTTCTACCAACAAGTGCAGGTTTTGGACATAAGAGTCTTTGAAACCGGAGAATACGCCCTGGTAAGTCACTTCCAGCTGAttcaagcttcttctttttttttctttcgttcCCTCTATTTCCAGATCAACTTACCTCTCGATGATAAGGCCTAGTGGAATTTTCGTGTTCATGAATCCTCCTCCGCAGATCGCGTGGGTGGGGATTCCGACACCACCGGCATGGCTACCAACTTACATGCTCATCAAGGTATATATGGCTACAAGCTTTGAACACTTTAACATTCTTCTAGCGTACGTTCTCAGATGATTTAATTTGCCCGTCTGAATAAATAGATTTCAGTAGTAGATTAGTTCCCTTTGGTAGTTCGAGGTCGCATATTAGTGCTACCACTTGGTGATTAAGGTACTGAAATCAACCGCGAACAGAGGGTATTGTCTGAATAAGTGGAATCATTAGGAAAACACTGGCCTAATTATGATTATTATTTTCAGTCGGACAAGCTCGACTACGAGAGAATATGATGGGCTCACGATCACGGAGACCTTCGAGGTGACTGCACACGATCAATCCCTGGACAACGCCATGCCGATATGCCATGTTCAGACTTCAGTCAGGTCGGGATGCAGTGTTGCGTTGCATGTATATGCCACTACGAAGACGGTCGAGGCAATGTGCCGTTCAACCATGGTCTCCACGTGAGTCGAAAAGGGAAGAAATTGAAAGCGAGAAGATTCAAAGTTGTTGTACCACTGATTCGATTATAAACTTTGTATTACCTTTTGAAGTTGACGACGGCAGTGCTTCTGGGTTCTGAACAAACATTAGCCCAGATTTTGACACTACTCCATCTGTTTCTCGATAGATGTCATCGTACAATTTTGTGCAACAATCAAATCAAAGCAGCAGGGGCGAAGCAAGAGCTCCAAAACTAAGTGCACACTTCAACGTATATAAATTTAGATGGTACACATACTTAAGATTAGTTGGTGGATAAGAGGTGAAATTGAATTACTAAtatctaagattttttttttctcgatgcCGGTGCATTTCAGGTAGGTTGTTGTTGCTTCGCCCCTGAATCAAGTAGTAAGTATATTATGCATACGAAAAATTTCGTTTTTCAATACTTACCACTTTTGatcattttatttgtttttaaatacttatcacttcacatttttttaacttaatttctaattttattcCTACAAAATATCTCTTATCCATTTATTTACGTTAGGTTCTAGAATATTTTAGCTAGTTTCTAAGGTATTTTTGTCATTTCACATTTAAAATTTATACTATCTTTAGTATGTCTTGGTATGCATGTTTAGTCAAAAGTGATAAGTATTGAAAAATGGATAGAGTATATGTAAATGTCTAGCTTTCCAAAATCAAACCAATGAGTTTTCATACCAACTGCACATGCCCTGCCCTTCGCCGCGGAAAGATTTCCCCTTCCTCGTCCTCTCTCTGGGTGCCTCTGAACTCTGCCTGGCCGTCGGACCTCCTCCCAACCTCTATCGCTCTCCATCTGTCGTTGGAACTCCTCCCCACAGCCGGTCCACCCTGCGGCCGGCCGGATCTTTGCCTAGCGCCAGACCTCGTGCCATCGGCGGGCGCTGGAGGGTGAGCAACTCGCACTGTGCCAACCCTTGCGTCGCCGTTGCCGGAGAAGTGGAGGAGACACACCGGCGGGAAGGGAAGGTAAacccttcttttttattttctatttttgatttttctggTAATTTTTTCTTTGGTGAAATCGAAACATTTTGTTGAATGGCTTCAAACTTTTCTAGATTTAGGCTTAAAACTTTTCTCGAATTGGAACTTTTggcacgattttttttttcaaattgaaaCTGATGACTTGGATTTTTTCTTAAGTTGAAACTTTTCTCAAACTGAAACTTGAAACTTTTTTCCAATTggaacttttttctttttcatttgattttttgCTTCAATTTGTTGATTGATTCTTTTTTCAGTTCAGTTTGTCGATTGATTCTTTTTTCAGAGCGAGACTCGTCCGCGCACGTGATCGGAAAACCTGAAAAAGGGTAACTGGGGTACCAAGCAACAACgacacaaaagaaaaggaaaagccaGCAATGGAGGCGAGGGTTGCAGGAGTGCCCGAAGACGAGGAGTCCGGCCTCCTCCCCCGTCCgtccgccgccggccgccgtccaTCCTCCGGCGCCCCCCGCTTCCGGCCTCCGCCGGCGGTCTGGGCGACGGTGGACGGCCCCCTGGGGCTGCCGCTGGAGGAGGCGGAGGGCCACGCTCGGCGCTTCTTCCTGTGGGGGTTTGCGTGCCTCCCCTTCCTCTGGGCCATCAACTGCTGCTACTTTTGGCCCGTCCTCCGCTCCCCGGCCGGCTCCTCCCCCGCCGCCTTCGCCCCCATCCGCCCCTGTGAGACTGAGACCCCCTCTTCTCATCTTTTCGTTATCGTGTAAAAGATCTGATATTCTCGTAATGCTAATATGTGATGAGTTGGTGGTTTGAGCTGCTCTTGACCTGTCGACGTCGTCTTTTGCGAATTGGCCCGTCTTGCGTTGAAATTGACATCTTTAGTGATTCTCTTATGATGTTGGATGCTGAAATATTTCCATTACTCTTAACTTTATGCAAATTGTAGTTGTAGTGATTCTTCAGAGATTAATTGGTCTTGGTATGAATCTATGAGTTGGATCGGTGTAAAATTTTTTGTGTTGAAACTGGAGGCTGGTGTTGGAGTATGATCTTTATTTCAGCCTTCAGGGGAACATTTGTTGTATCTTGACATTACGATTTAGTCTACGAAAGCACATTCTAAGTAGTCCTGACTCACAAAGTGTACAATGAGTTGGAACATCACTTGGGAAAAGAGTGAGTTACATTTAGTCGGAAATTAAGCTGGCTCAGAAAATGCTGCCCCGGTTGGACGGCACAGAACTTCCTGTGTTCGTGCTTGTTTTCTTCCAGTTTGACAGCTTGTACTGTACTAAGTAATTAGGATAGCTGTTATATGGCCATGCTTTGTAATTGATAATTGCTTGGAAAGCAGCATTATGTTTGCATCATCATGCACAATTCAGTAGATCTATGAAATCAAATATCTGCCATTCAGTATGTTCTTATCCTTGGAAAAgattttaaagaaatattgAACTAATTTTTGGAAGATACTACAGAAAAAGGTTTTGAGTTTCTTGTAGTGACAATACTGAGGACACCCATTGCTTGAACTTTTAACCAATTTGAGGCTTCTCGGTGGCATAGTTATATATGCTAATAGTTATTACTAGGTTCACCATGATATTTCCTTATGGAGATTAGCGGTAAATCTAATTCTTTTTCATGTAAAAAACTAACTTTAACTTGCTTACACCTCTTGAGAATAGCTGTCTGATCTTTTAGAGCTATAGTTCTCACATGGGCTAAACAGTGTGGTTGATCTCTAGTTGTTTGTTGGTTGGATATGCCATTTACAAGGTTGGTATTTCTTTGTAAACTGAAAGTTAAacagaaagaagaaaatatctCAACTAGAAGCTCTTTGGGGCTATTTAAGTTCACATGACAGCCATTTTCCAACTTGCCTGCATATTATATTCATTTTGCTTCCATGGTTATCGCGCTTAGGGTTTTGGGAAATAAGTATTATGTTATCATCACCAGTTTTCTATTCTTTTACTTCTTTTCTTACTAGCTTAACTCCTACCCTCTCTTATCTTGGTTAGATGCCATTACATCCTGTGATGGCATTGTCATTTGCAGTTTCTTACACACGTGAATATCCTGTGCAGATGTTGTGCGATCCGCGATTGGCTTTACCGCCTTCTCTGTGGTTCTGATCACCTGGGCCACGACTTTTATTGTTGGAGGTGAGCGATTGTTCGGACCAGTGTGGAATGATCTGGTAATGTACAATGTCGCTGACAAGCTTGGCATCTCTGGATTCATGGGATAGCCCCAATGTATTCCTTACTTTGAGCGGAGTTGCTCTGATCATTTTATTGTCTCACTGGTACTCCAATATGCTTTCCTCTGGAAAAGCTAGTTTCATCCTCCTGGGGACTGAAAAAGTCAGTAACTGTCTGTGGGTGAGGTCAACTATGGTGGTTCGATCCATGTAGATTttacattttgttttttttaaaacatagtctacaaaaaaacaaattttgaaaatagatcTTTTTGCATGCTACCATAATATTTAGCTGCGTGGCTAAACTGTACGGCGCTGTGACAATTGATGTCGTGGTATCTACCACATATGATCTCCTGCCTTGGACTTTGCAAGATCATACAGCGTCAGTTGCCACCACACTTGAGTAATCCGGTAGTGATCCAACATTGAGGAAATTAGATCAGAAGCTGTAATTTGAACCGGATTgaactctctctcctcaatgTTACTCTCATCTATTTTCCAGTCCTAGCTAATTTCTCATCCCAGTCTAAATTCCCTCCCATAATCCCCAAATCCTTGCTATATTCTCTCGGTCGGTCTGTGTATTAATTCCAGTATTGTTACAAGTCTGTTAGCGTTGGATTATGGACACGTTCGCATGCATATGCATCGGGACAAAGGTAGCAGGTGACCGAGCCCCTGATCGATTGAATTGAAATGAAATACTGTCATAAGGAGTCGGGTGATTACGATGACTGATTAAAGAGGGGAATGCTTTGTATATATACAACGGCGTTACAACCAGGTAATCCAAGCCCTTTGATTAATAAGTGAACCACCACTCTAGTGATTTAAACCAT includes:
- the LOC133929073 gene encoding NAD(P)H-quinone oxidoreductase subunit O, chloroplastic-like, translated to MEALAATPRALFPRTSPPALIPTARGTSSARRRCAAPVRASAAAAEPAGEEKPAAPKPAAAGDGAASPAPAPKKILKKKPVYSMKKGQIVRVDKDKYLNSINYLSVGHPPFYKGLDYIYQDRGEVLDIRVFETGEYALIAWVGIPTPPAWLPTYMLIKSDKLDYERI
- the LOC133929082 gene encoding probable gamma-secretase subunit PEN-2, translated to MEARVAGVPEDEESGLLPRPSAAGRRPSSGAPRFRPPPAVWATVDGPLGLPLEEAEGHARRFFLWGFACLPFLWAINCCYFWPVLRSPAGSSPAAFAPIRPYVVRSAIGFTAFSVVLITWATTFIVGGERLFGPVWNDLVMYNVADKLGISGFMG